A region of the Vigna unguiculata cultivar IT97K-499-35 unplaced genomic scaffold, ASM411807v1 contig_463, whole genome shotgun sequence genome:
CGACGAGATCGCCGGGGTCGTTCAGGTCCACCGGCCCGTCCAGGTTTACGGTCCCATGCAGGTCCTCAGGCCGAACAATCCCAAACAGGTTTGGGTCGTCGGGTTGTTCCGGGTCGTCAGGCCGAACAATCCCAAACAATCGGACAAGCAAGACGACCCAAATAAGCCAAACAACCCGGACTtgtccgacgacccgaacgggccttaCAAACCTAACATGCCTAACGATAcagataggcccaacgacctagaTGGTCCCGATGACTCGAATGAGCCCAAGGACCCGGATGGTCCCGATgacctggacgagcccgacAAACCAGACGCTCAGATGGACCCGACAACCCACTTGGCCTGATGACctagacaggcccgacgaccctgaCGGGCTCACTGACTTGGACGGATTAAACCATCCGGACAGGCCCGATTATCCGGACCAGCATGACGACCCTaacgggcacgacgacccaTATGGGCAGGATGACCCAAACGGACCAAACGAACCAAATGGACCAGACCACTTAGACGAGCTTGGTGACCCGGATGAGCCCGACAATACGTACGGACTATACTTTCCAGACGGGCACAACAACCCAAACGGGCCCATTGACCAGTAGGTGCCTAATGACTCGAACGTGCCTGACAACATGGCAAGCCCCTCCTAATCGTCAGGAACGTCGGGGTAGTTTAGCCCGTACGAGTCGTAAGGCCCATCCCGATCGTCTGGCCCGTCCAAGTCGTCGTGTCCATTTGGGTCGTTAGGCTCGTCCATGTCGTCACGACAGTCCTGGTTAGCAAGAGCGTCTGGGTCGTCGATAGCTTATTGGTCGTCTGGTctatccgggtcgtcgggcccgttctaGTCTTCGTTACCCGCCCGATTAGGGTTTGAAGAATCCACTCCTAAAGGCGTAACTTCTCCTCATAGAATCCTCTTAATAAATCCATAAAACTCGGTCCCGACTACCAGAACGGGTCTGACAAACGAGACGGGCTCGACAACCCGGACGGACATGACAACCTAAacggcccgacgacccagagaGGCCCGAAGACCCTTACGGGCCAGCCGACTTTAACGGACCAGACCATCCAGACAGGCCTAAAGATCCGGACAAGCATGACAACCTggacgggcacgacgacccagacgggctaGGCAACTCG
Encoded here:
- the LOC114171995 gene encoding uncharacterized protein LOC114171995, which translates into the protein MTRMSPRTRMVPMTWTSPTNQTLRWTRQPTWPDDLDRPDDPDGLTDLDGLNHPDRPDYPDQHDDPNGHDDPYGQDDPNGPNEPNGPDHLDELGDPDEPDNTYGLYFPDGHNNPNGPIDQ